The genomic region AGAGAACCCCTTGGAAAACGGACTGAAATAGCCTGTTCTGTATGTCCAGATTTCCCCACTGGGCTCTGTGAGAAGCATTCTTTCCTGTACGGAAATCGCAAGTAAATGTCCCCGGGGCCCTGCCTTGCTCACCACGATTCCAGGTGGAGCGGTGCGGGGGCCCAGAGCCCTCCAGAGCAGAGCCGGCGCCGCAATTTCGGGGACAAGCAGCAGGGTGCACCACAGAGCCTGCGGGCACAGGAGCCTCACTGTCCCCAAGTGGAGGACACCGCCAACAGCAGGTACCCCGCTGGTCAGTGAATGGTTTTCTCGTGCAACAGTCGTTAAGGGCACATAGGAGATTCATGTTACAATTGTATCCTGAcaggtttattattatttcacacaACAAATACTAAAAGCCTACTGAAGTCCTTGCTGGTAGCTCCGAGTCTCACTGCAGCATCTCTCCAGAAAGGTGCTTCTTTGAGGCAAACAGGGCTAAGACTCTTGCTTTGATAAGCCTTCCCATCTCCATGGGATGAGGACTCATACATGTACACTTGCTGGGGTTGACCCATCTCCATGGTGCTGCTCATCAGGAGTTCATGAACCATTCTCCTAGAACGTTCTGTGGACCATCATTTTCATTGGGGACTCAATAAGGCATGCTCAGTAGCTCTACTGAGAACTGTCTGGGAACCTGACAGCCAATACAAATCCCATGTCACAGAAGTCACGGATCTCAtgttcaaggggaaaaaaaatcatcagcaGGAAGAATCCAGAAGTCTCTGTCGAGCATTCGTCTCTCCGTTATTTACTTTAATTTCACTGGGTTCATTCAAATCtgtcaaaacagaaaacaaatatttatgacaaAAGTCACACAGCAGGAACCGACAGCATGAACTACCTACTCTTCTATCTCGTGTTCTTTGCCTTACCAGGGTTTGCTTCTTAGCCACATTTCAGGGGCACAGTGAAGTTAGGTGAGGGCTACGGTTAAATCAACGAATTTGTCTCTTTTGAAAGAGATGGAGAACAACGGGCAAGAGGCCCAGAGACATGGGGACAAAGCCCACAGAATGGACAAGCATACGCAAGAATGACAgcaaggagggatgcctggggcAGAGACCTCGAGAGAATGACCAGGAAGAGAGATCAGGAGAAAGCACACTTTCCTCTGGAGCTCAGGGGCAGCACCCATTCTTTCCCTCGGTCTCCCAGTACTGAGGGGTTTCACCTAAGACCGCACAGGAAAATGGTTTCCTGATGAGGGGCGGGGGCAGGACTGTTGCTCATTGGTGAAGGACGGCCACAAAGGTGCTCCGTGGGcctcctcagcctctgccccgAGAGCTCACCCTACCTTTGAGCTCCGTCATTGGGTCCCCCGGCTCCTCTGTCGTCATTTCCACAGGCTCCGGTCTCTTGCCATCCATGACATCCATCTTGATCGTGCCAAGGTGAGTCAGAAGGAGCACTGGGTTGATGCCCTGGCCACTGCTCTTAATATTCTCCAGTACCTTCAGACACCTGTAGGACTTGAGCTCACTTATATTCTCCTCCAAGAAGAGGTTGTAGAGACTCAGGTCGTTGTACCCCTCCGACTTGAAATGCAGGACATCAAAAGTGGGCAAGATCTCATACACCCTGAGAATGTCTGTCTTCTGTCGGTAGGGAACGAAGAGCGTGTAGATGACCACGAAGGCCAGCAGCACATAAACCACGAGGTTGATGAGGCTGAGCAACTGGAAGACGCTGACGGCGATGAGCTTGCACTGAAAGCGATCGGGGATGGTGCTGTCATTTCTCAGGATCCCGGACTTGATGTTGCAGACAAACTCGTCAGACAGCGACGAGAGGCTGAAGTAATAGCCCAGGTAGGCGCACGCGGACAGTATGATGCTGAGCGTCAGCAACCGGCAGCCGATGTACTTGATGACTAAGTTCTTACAGTTCTTCTTTGTCTTCAAGTACTGCTCCACAATCGGGTACTTGAAATGGCTTTCAGAGATCTCCCACAAactacaaacaacaacaacaagggaatacaaaaaaaaatttataatcctTACTAAGATCAAATATCAAAGACGTAAACACACAGAATAGTATCACACTAAAAATCTCAAACACCCTTCTCCCTCCCTACCTTACCTCTGATTTCACTGGTGTATCAGGGAATAAaatcaggtttaaaaaaagaaaaagaaaaattacaacaGAACACTCACCCTCTTAGTATTTTAAAGAAGGTCTGGTTAGTTAAATGAGTTATATTTGTAAATTCTTAtaatgcctggcacctagtaaatGCTACATGTGGACCattcttattctgtttttaaatctgCCATTTTCTCAGGTGTGCAGAATAAACAAGACTTTCTGGCCCAACTTGAACGCATGGGCCTCCTCCGGGCGAGGCGCGGGAGGCAGACCACTCCGTGGGTTCGGGGCTCAGACTTAGGGCACACGGGCCTGGCTGGGGTCCCAGCCCTCCCTCTGAAAGCTGGAGGACAGTGTTTTTATCTAGGGAAGAGGGAGGCAGTAAATCAAGGCAGTTAGTTGTAATGACGTGGTGAGGGCTGAGATAAGGTACCCAGAGAAAACAGTCTCTGggatagattattttaaaaatgagagctaTTAATAGGATTACCCTTGTTGAGAACAAGAACCAGAGGAAGAATGTGAAAAAGACAAGGTGCTGCCTACTCGTTCCCCACTTCTCTCTCACCAGTTCTCCAAGCTCAGCAGCCCCATAACCCTCTGCGCTTCTCCATTACGGAGTAGGTCACAGTCAGCAAGTAGCTGGTGCTGTCACCTGTCACCCCAGCTACACATACCTGCCTTTCAGAACATGAGACAGTGGCATTCCCCTCAACAAGGCAAAGCATCTGGATGTGACGACAGGTgctggggcaggcaggtgggATGAGATTAGGGGAGAGCGGGCCTTCCTGGCTCCCACAGACGGCTGCAGGTGGAtgacaaccccccacccccacctactATAGTGGGAACCCTAGGCCCAGatgggcaggaggagggctgaGACCTCATACCCCAAAGCCTGCCAAGATACCTGCTGGGGGCTGAGTTACCTTTGCCCCATGTTCTCAGGAAGCCCCGGAACGGGGCCAGCACCATCTCTCACGTCCTGATCATCATACATGCTCTTTGCGGCTTGAATTGAGCGGTTGTAAACCTTATCAAGTTCTTCCATGATAAACTTCAAATCTGAGCAAAGATGAGGAGTAGCTGCAAAACGCCAGAACAGGGAGGGCAGGTACAGGAGGATGGCCACCAGCAGCAAGATGtaggggaaaaactgaaaaacaagacAGCCAATCAGGGGATCCACAGACCCCTCACCTCAGGACCCTAAGGGTCCAAGTGCTGCTCTCCATTTTCTCGTTTTGAGACCAATGTGCATGCCCACGTCAAGGACGGAAATCGGGCTCATTTCCTCATAACTACTTAAGGCTAAACTCATCCACCCGGGTACAAaaccatcactttttttttttttttaaatcccccttCAACAGACTTTAATTTGAAATAACTGGCAACTACGTGGTGACTGACGCATGGCGTCTCCTCCCTAATcacagaaggaaacaaaaaaataaaatgacttccaTGTCCTTTAGTGTAATCCCTTAATAAAATCCCAATTAAGGAACAGGTAAATGTCACAGTGGGCTCTCTGGTTTGGGGGTTGGTTTTCACTGCTGTGGTTTTAGGAGGTCACTAATGTTCGagctcttttcttccccctctcgCTACAATCTGGGGAAAATGACACAGAAATGCCAAACTCGcccaaaacaaatgagaaaaattgtGGCTTCagtgatccagtaatcacaccaTCAAACAGCCGGCCTAAGCAGTTAAACTTCACAGAATGCAGAATGGACCGTCCATGCCGGGAGAGAGTGGAGGACAGCCCGACACCCTCACTATACAGCTGAGTGACCTCAGGCCCAGACAAGCCAACCGCCGTGGGCCACAGCCCCACAGAGAGCATCTGGATGTGGATGTATGTGCAAAACAAACCCAAGGGGATTCCGGAGGCAGGGAAAGCAAAGAGCGCCCAGTAACCAGGGCCGCTGGGCCGTCGGGAAAGGCTAAGCCTtaagagaaggcagaggaagacaatGAACTATAGTTAGCATGGATCTGAATTTAAGTTCGGCTTTGTGTCCTTGGGTGCTGAGGTTCACTGAGCCTCTGACTCTCAGGTTCCCGATCTACGGAATGGTCGTGTAATAGAGGTATCATGAAGATTAAGTTAGATAATGTGTGCAAACTGTTTAGCGTGGTGCCTGGCGTGTAAAATGTACTAGAGCACACAA from Zalophus californianus isolate mZalCal1 chromosome 11, mZalCal1.pri.v2, whole genome shotgun sequence harbors:
- the PANX1 gene encoding pannexin-1, with amino-acid sequence MAIAHLATEYVFSDFLLKEPSEPKFKGLRLELAVDKMVTCIAVGLPLLLISLAFAQEISIGTQISCFSPSSFSWRQAAFVDSYCWAAVQQASLQGDAGRLPLCLHKFFPYILLLVAILLYLPSLFWRFAATPHLCSDLKFIMEELDKVYNRSIQAAKSMYDDQDVRDGAGPVPGLPENMGQSLWEISESHFKYPIVEQYLKTKKNCKNLVIKYIGCRLLTLSIILSACAYLGYYFSLSSLSDEFVCNIKSGILRNDSTIPDRFQCKLIAVSVFQLLSLINLVVYVLLAFVVIYTLFVPYRQKTDILRVYEILPTFDVLHFKSEGYNDLSLYNLFLEENISELKSYRCLKVLENIKSSGQGINPVLLLTHLGTIKMDVMDGKRPEPVEMTTEEPGDPMTELKDLNEPSEIKVNNGETNARQRLLDSSC